A stretch of the Pan troglodytes isolate AG18354 chromosome 20, NHGRI_mPanTro3-v2.0_pri, whole genome shotgun sequence genome encodes the following:
- the OPA3 gene encoding optic atrophy 3 protein isoform 2 (isoform 2 is encoded by transcript variant 2) produces the protein MVVGAFPMAKLLYLGIRQVSKPLANRIKEAARRSEFFKTYICLPPAQLYHWVEMRTKMRIMGFRGTVIKPLNEEAAAELGAELLGEATIFIVGGGCLVLEYWRHQAQQRHKEEEQRAAWNALRDEVGHLALALEALQAQVQAAPPQGALEELRTELQEVRAQLCNPGRSASQAVPASKK, from the exons ATGGTGGTGGGCGCGTTCCCTATGGCGAAGCTGCTATACTTGGGCATCCGGCAGGTCAGCAAGCCGCTTGCCAACCGTATTAAGGAGGCCGCCCGCCGAAGCGAGTTCTTCAAGACCTATATCTGTCTCCCGCCGGCTCAAC TGTACCACTGGGTGGAGATGCGGACCAAGATGCGCATCATGGGCTTCCGGGGCACGGTCATCAAGCCGCTGAACGAGGAGGCGGCAGCCGAGCTGGGCGCAGAGCTGCTGGGCGAAGCCACCATCTTCATCGTGGGCGGCGGCTGCCTAGTGCTGGAGTACTGGCGCCACCAGGCGCAGCAGCGCCACAAGGAGGAGGAGCAGCGTGCTGCCTGGAACGCGCTGCGGGACGAGGTGGGCCACCTGGCGCTGGCGCTGGAAGCGCTGCAGGCGCAGGTGCAGGCGGCGCCGCCACAGGGCGCCCTGGAGGAACTGCGCACAGAGCTGCAAGAGGTGCGCGCCCAGCTCTGCAATCCCGGCCGGTCCGCGTCCCAGGCAGTGCCTGCGTCCAAGAAATAG
- the GPR4 gene encoding G-protein coupled receptor 4: MGNHTWEGCHVDSRVDHLFPPSLYIFVIGVGLPTNCLALWAAYRQVQQRNELGVYLMNLSIADLLYICTLPLWVDYFLHHDNWIHGPGSCKLFGFIFYTNIYISIAFLCCISVDRYLAVAHPLRFARLRRVKTAVAVSSVVWATELGANSAPLFHDELFRDRYNHTFCFEKFPMEGWVAWMNLYRVFVGFLFPWALMLLSYRGILRAVRGSVSTERQEKAKIKRLALSLIAIVLVCFAPYHVLLLSRSAIYLGRPWDCGFEERVFSAYHSSLAFTSLNCVADPILYCLVNEGARSDVAKALHNLLRFLASDKPQEMANASLTLETPLTSKRNSTAKAMTGSWAATPPSQGDQVQLKMLPPAQ, translated from the coding sequence ATGGGCAACCACACGTGGGAGGGCTGCCACGTGGACTCGCGCGTGGACCACCTCTTTCCGCCATCCCTCTACATCTTTGTCATCGGCGTGGGGCTGCCCACCAACTGCCTGGCTCTGTGGGCGGCCTACCGCCAGGTGCAACAGCGCAACGAGCTGGGCGTCTACCTGATGAACCTCAGCATCGCCGACCTGCTGTACATCTGCACGCTGCCGCTGTGGGTGGACTACTTCCTGCACCACGACAACTGGATCCACGGCCCCGGGTCCTGCAAGCTCTTTGGGTTCATCTTCTACACCAATATCTACATCAGCATCGCCTTCCTGTGCTGCATCTCGGTGGACCGCTACCTGGCTGTGGCCCACCCACTCCGCTTCGCCCGCCTGCGCCGCGTCAAGACCGCCGTGGCCGTGAGCTCCGTGGTCTGGGCCACGGAGCTGGGCGCCAACTCGGCGCCCCTGTTCCATGACGAGCTCTTCCGAGACCGCTACAACCACACCTTCTGCTTTGAGAAGTTCCCCATGGAAGGCTGGGTGGCCTGGATGAACCTCTATCGGGTGTTCGTGGGCTTCCTCTTCCCGTGGGCGCTCATGCTGCTGTCGTACCGGGGCATCCTGCGGGCCGTGCGGGGCAGCGTGTCCACCGAGCGCCAGGAGAAGGCCAAGATCAAGCGGCTGGCCCTCAGCCTCATCGCCATCGTGCTGGTCTGCTTTGCGCCCTATCACGTGCTCTTGCTGTCCCGCAGCGCCATCTACCTGGGCCGCCCCTGGGACTGCGGCTTCGAGGAGCGCGTCTTTTCTGCATACCACAGCTCACTGGCTTTCACCAGCCTCAACTGTGTGGCGGACCCCATCCTCTACTGCCTGGTCAACGAGGGCGCCCGCAGCGATGTGGCCAAGGCCCTGCACAACCTGCTCCGCTTTCTGGCCAGCGACAAGCCCCAGGAGATGGCCAATGCCTCGCTCACCCTGGAGACCCCACTCACCTCCAAGAGGAACAGCACAGCCAAAGCCATGACTGGCAGCTGGGCGGCCACTCCGCCCTCCCAGGGGGACCAGGTGCAGCTGAAGATGCTGCCGCCAGCACAATGA